From the genome of Metarhizium brunneum chromosome 4, complete sequence, one region includes:
- the cry8Ba gene encoding Pesticidal crystal protein Cry8Ba, producing MGINADAAIKYAQAALIAARGGVVIDASDANGIYSYIFSIFAISVGLVPEVGPLLAALTSLFGAVLFPSKKDPNALWNSLRKQIETLIGAKIQESQVKILQKKVEGFAANMKAFTRVYYDYEKITDAKEKAKQAETLRTHHTAFLAVLTAGIPEFQVEDYAVAALPLFTQAASMHLTLLSDGIKHGEAWGWTKNYIKDNLQAEFDEHTVSSPKPIRAPYCRAKQSQREPSQREALKESIATGEAAGWDAELLDTWRDALAFQSNATAPGNATAGPGATLTYPAYVKKYYEKGRTLVKPYTSKWGEKGLKEALHAIALSDYDTTMIKNVLTPAEFWPYMAGKEMPKSAQLALDREIFSGPYGRYTNGATWDAKKQPSVTERGNNITAVRVRHYQDVDSLQVKYGVHWGHLFGDGKGGVEHQANLAFDEYIEAVDVQYGEKIGQLTFFSNKKKKYGGYGAGQHSRQKSTVKHEGFGLTSMVVTNWEAHAPTGCEGVIFGFRPLLGAGP from the coding sequence ATGGGAATCAACGCTGATGCTGCCATCAAATACGCCCAAGCCGCGCTTATCGCCGCCAGAGGTGGTGTGGTAATCGATGCATCTGACGCCAACGGCATATACTCTTATATCTTTTCCATCTTTGCGATTAGTGTTGGTTTAGTTCCTGAAGTCGGCCCTCTTCTGGCTGCCTTGACATCGCTATTCGGCGCCGTCCTCTTCCCCTCGAAGAAGGATCCCAACGCCTTGTGGAACAGCCTACGCAAACAAATTGAAACCTTGATTGGTGCCAAGATCCAGGAGAGTCAGGTCAAGATCTTGCAGAAGAAAGTCGAGGGTTTCGCCGCAAATATGAAGGCTTTTACCCGCGTCTATTATGACTATGAGAAGATTACCGATGCCAAGGAGAAGGCAAAGCAGGCCGAGACTCTTCGCACCCATCACACTGCCTTCCTTGCGGTCCTAACCGCGGGAATCCCGGAATTCCAGGTCGAGGATTACGCCGTGGCCGCTCTTCCGCTATTTACCCAGGCCGCTAGCATGCACCTTACGCTCCTGTCTGACGGCATTAAGCACGGAGAAGCATGGGGATGGACTAAAAACTACATTAAAGACAACCTACAGGCTGAGTTTGACGAGCATACAGTCTCCTCTCCTAAGCCCATCCGAGCTCCGTACTGCCGAGCCAAACAATCGCAGCGAGAGCCATCGCAGCGAGAGGCCCTCAAGGAGTCTATCGCCACCGGCGAGGCTGCGGGCTGGGAcgccgagctgctcgacACCTGGAGAGATGCGCTCGCGTTCCAGTCTAATGCGACCGCCCCTGGTAACGCGACCGCCGGGCCTGGCGCGACTCTGACCTACCCCGCCTACGTTAAGAAGTACTACGAGAAGGGCCGTACACTTGTCAAGCCTTACACGTCGAAATGGGGCGAAAAGGGACTCAAGGAGGCTCTACATGCTATTGCCCTATCTGACTACGACACGACCATGATCAAGAACGTGCTCACGCCTGCTGAGTTCTGGCCGTATATGGCTGGCAAGGAGATGCCTAAATCCGCTCAGCTGGCGCTAGATCGCGAGATCTTCTCAGGCCCGTACGGCCGGTACACCAACGGCGCCACCTGGGACGCCAAGAAGCAGCCTTCCGTGACCGAACGCGGGAATAACATCACGGCCGTTAGAGTGCGCCACTACCAAGACGTCGACTCTCTCCAAGTAAAGTACGGAGTTCATTGGGGACACTTGTTTGGAGACGGCAAGGGTGGCGTTGAGCATCAggccaacttggcctttgACGAGTATATTGAGGCGGTTGATGTGCAGTACGGAGAGAAAATCGGTCAGCTGACGTTCTTTTCtaacaagaaaaagaagtaTGGGGGGTATGGAGCCGGACAGCATTCGCGTCAAAAGAGCACTGTCAAGCATGAAGGATTCGGCTTGACCAGCATGGTTGTCACCAACTGGGAGGCGCATGCTCCCACCGGCTGCGAGGGCGTTATCTTTGGCTTCAGACCTCTTCTCGGCGCCGGGCCTTGA
- the ctvD gene encoding Citreoviridin biosynthesis protein D → MAPLQLKSPRGGPLSLLLFGIAITGFFALLAFPITDGFFGAMILQAHNQKIGANHSHFDTALTNWTLFDDLTNALTLFFYDLVDASSADITLLMVPFGGSAMGVWLLGMIESNRKGNKGRLPAFYTTMAMLGQLAGLGFISPIFYAMSLREQRASWHGSDVTVAPEALYTIPISIFLGMAGPTALAALPAPSVLSINQKVNLVRLWEMFPFLVYLVHLALTPLARWILERSGQRDSHRRQRLQFVYSIGFLWSAAPYWYWLAMVFSASAFPFAFAPKITKAWNFRHMLRLTNPFLLGSPLPPIPTAEFWFLQWDFWLIGVSCFVWALSLRLETPKLDALYLKGGIVVEALAYAIALGPVGAAIVLIWQRDMLLIKDDDRCKQA, encoded by the exons ATGGCTCCCCTACAACTTAAGTCTCCAAGAGGAGGTCCTCTATCGCTACTTCTATTTGGTATTGCAATTACTGGCTTTTTTGCCTTGCTTGCCTTTCCCATTACCGATGGCTTCTTTGGTGCGATGATTCTCCAAGCGCATAACCAGAAGATAGGGGCGAATCATTCTCACTTCGACACCGCTTTGACAAATTGGACATTGTTCGACGACTTGACGAATGCCCTTACACTCTTTTTCTATGATCTTGTCGATGCATCAAGCGCCGACATAACGTTGCTCATGGTTCCATTTGGCGGATCTGCAATGGGAGTCTGGCTTCTTGGAATGATTGAGAGCAACCGAAAGGGAAACAAAGGGCGGCTCCCTGCCTT CTACACcacaatggccatgttgggtCAACTGGCAGGACTGGGTTTCATAAGTCCAATATTCTACGCCATGTCCCTGAGGGAACAGAGAGCATCTTGGCACGGAAGTGATGTCACTGTTGCTCCGGAGGCGCTCTACACGATACCCATCAGTATTTTTCTGGGAATGGCCGGCCCGACcgctcttgctgctctgcCGGCGCCTTCCGTCTTGTCGATCAACCAAAAGGTCAATCTAGTAAGGCTTTGGGAGATGTTTCCTTTCTTGGTATATCTCGTCCACCTGGCTCTGACGCCTCTGGCCCGGTGGATTCTCGAACGGAGCGGTCAACGCGACAGCCATAGGCGTCAGAGACTCCAGTTTGTGTACTCTATCGGCTTCCTCTGGAGCGCAGCTCCATACTGGTACTGGTTGGCCATGGTCTTTTCGGCCTCAGCATTTCCTTTTGCCTTTGCGCCCAAGATTACAAAAGCCTGGAATTTTCGACATATGCTTAGGCTGACCAACCCTTTCTTGCTCGGCAGCCCGTTGCCGCCAATACCCACTGCAGAATTTTGGTTTCTCCAGTGGGACTTTTGGTTGATTGGTGTTTCTTGCTTCGTCTGGGCCCTATCTTTAAGGCTTGAGACTCCGAAGCTCGACGCACTTTACCTCAAGGGGGGAATTGTCGTGGAAGCGCTTGCGTATGCCATAGCGCTCGGCCCAGTGGGTGCGGCAATCGTTTTGATATGGCAGCGGGACATGCTACTAATCAAGGACGACGATCGGTGCAAACAGGCCTGA